The Phyllostomus discolor isolate MPI-MPIP mPhyDis1 chromosome 15, mPhyDis1.pri.v3, whole genome shotgun sequence genome includes the window AATTTAAGATATTCAAGCCATCATATCCTCCTGAAAGACAAAGTAGAGGACATTCCACAAAAGAGGACAAATCAGATGTCAATTCCCAGCCTGCCTTTCTCCGAGTGTTCCAATGGATTCTTCAACCTCAGCTCTCCCTCAAGAGTTCCAGTAATCCAAAGAAAAACCTGATAGCATCCCACGTTCTGCTTCCATGAAAAGGTAATCCCAGTTTATGGAATAACGGGGATAGACCAGGGTTTTAGTTCAAGGCCATTTATGAACTTAATTCCGGAAAAAAGGGATGCCCAACCCCCACAAAAGCTGCCACCcttacaccctctcccatccctgcctccccggACTCAGCACCTAGACAATAGATCACTCCGCCGGCTACCACCAGCCCAGCGCCTTCCCGGGCTGTCTGCATATCTCCCAGCATGCTCCACTGGTCAATGTTGGGGTCATAGCGCTCCATACTGGTGTGACGCCTGCTGCCATCAAAGCCTCCAGAGACATAGATCATATCTGCTTAGAACGAACACATCACAGACTGTTAGAGGGGGAGAGGTTTCTGATCACTCTCTTCTCTACCAATTCCCCACAAGTCCTTCAAATGTTTGGGAGCAAAAACAGAGTGTTTCTATGGGGTTAAATCTTGTCAGTAGGGATGAAGGCACAGCGAAGATGTGAAAACGGGTTGGATGGAATCCTCGAAGTCCTCAAAGAGCAGCGCGGTTCACGGAAGTCGAAGAGCCAATTCCCCCCTCGCTGTGCTGCAACCTGATCCACCAAGCTGTTGGCGCTGAAGTGCCCGTGACCACCAGACAGCTTTGATAATACGTGTTTCCAAAGCAAAAGGAACACTGGCCTCACCAGTGCCCCATTTCATGTTCCCGCCAGACGGCCAGGAGGGATGACCCCCAATCCGGCCACGACAGTGGAAGCACTGCCCGCACACCACGCCTACCTCCCAGGGTGGTGGCGCCAGCGAGGCCTCGCCGCACGTTCATCGGGGCGACGGAGTACCAGACCCCGTCCTCATCTGCTGTGTAGTCCAGACACTCCACCGAACTGAGGCGGGAACGGCCATCGTAGCCTCCGATGACATAGATCCGGTCGTGCAGAGACACGGAGGCCACGTAGCGTCGCTTCCGAGTGATGCTCTATGCAGTCAGGAGAGAGGCGGCACAGGGCGCTCGAGTCAGGCAGGCCTCCCGCCCTCTGGCTCTCCTCCCCATTTCTGTCTGAACTCGGCTTCTCCCCTGGCCAGCAGGGGCCCCGCAGGCAGAGGCACAGCCTCGGTCTCCTCCAGCTGCCCGCCAGCTGCAAGAATGTCAAGCCTCCCGCCGTCTGCCTCACTCCAAGGCTTCCCGTTTCCCAGCACCTGACTCCTTTCTCGtcctcagggccctgggctgcagaCTGAGGTCTGTCCACAAAGTGGAAGGTTTCCCACGCTGTTAATCAAAGGGCCAGGACTCAAGGACCCTAAGAGTCGGGGGGACCGAGGGAATAAGTTCCTCATTTTTTCTCAGACTTATTATTGTTCATTCACCACTGAAACAGAGACATGCCAAGGGAGAGAGACACAAACTTCTGTGCTCAGTGTGACCTAACACCGAGCTCAAGGTAACAGAGCATGGCCAGTGCACATGCTGGGAGTGAGGCAGCTCAGGGAGGCGCTGCCACGGTACCACCTTTCACGGGCCACCGGCATCCCCAGAGTCCAACCTAAATAGTCGATAACGACTTCGTGAGTCCCTGCTGTGTGTATGACCCTGCCGTAATGAACACCGTGCAGTCACCAGGCTTTCTGTTTCAGGGCTGGGCTACTTGTGACCTCGGGCCAGACACGGAGACAAGCGAGCTCCTCCCTCGCAGCAGCTCCCGCCCTCACTCACTGGTAAGAAGCTCCACTCCTGAGTTTTGGGGTCATACTTCTCCACCACGTCGATGGGAGACTGCTGGCTTCCAAAGCCCCCAACCACCAGAAGCACTTCATTGGCTCCTGCGGAGAAAGGTGGGTCACGTCACTGTCCCTGTCACCAGCGAGGGCACCGCCCCACCCTGTGCCGTCCACCCGTGGcagctccttccttcctcacccagAAAGGGGGGGGGACGGGTGGCAGTGTACCCCGTGCTACAGGGCATTCGAAGAAATTCCCAGTTCACAGATTCCAAATACACTGGAACAATACTTGACGACTTATGAAATGCTTCCGAACCCTTTGTCTCATTCAATCCTCCAAACAGTGATGCGAAACGGGGCAGAAAGCTCGGGGCTAACTAAGGTGACTTGTCTAACGCAATGAAAGACTAAAACCAGGTCTGAAACAAGGCCTTTGCACTGTTCGTGGAATGCTGCTTCCAACCACACCGTGCCACCAGGCAGGGGCAGTTTTCTGCCAAGGTGCCAGCTCACCCAGGCGAGCCCTCGTCCTGGGCCCTTGCATCTGACTTCGCAGTTCAGGCCTCAGATGAAACTTCTTTGCTTCGTCGACGAGGTCCCTGCACTGGAGGCTGCAGCGGATGAACGGCTGGAACACACACAGAACAGAGTGGGCCGTGGCCTCCACTGACGTTTCAAGTGTCAGCAGCACGTCTACGACTAAGTTGCACTGATAGTTAGCTTCTTACTATGGAAACCAGTTTCTAAAACCCCGTGATTCCAGGAGGCTGCTGGCAGTGACTGCGCTGCTGGCCTCCAGAAATGATTTAAAGAACCGGGGTGAAGCCGCAGCATTAAGCGGCAGGAGGTCCTCAGGGTTTGGGGTCCCGCGTGTCTCCCGTGACTCACCTCGGCGTCTATGACGTCGGTGATGTACCTGGGCGTCAGCAGGGGCATCCGGACATACTGCAGCAGGCCGGGCAGGGACCCCTCCCGCTCCCTCTTGTTGTGCTTCACCCAGCTGATGACGGCCTCGAAGACCGGCTCCTCGGAGTCCACCTGTCAACGCACGGCGTCACTCGCCCTCGCAGGTCTCGGCCCTGCCCGTTCCTGCGCGAGCCTGGAGCGTGGCTGTGGCTGCTTCTCCCTTCCcggtccccacccccgccaccacgACGTTCCCACTTTCCAGAAACAGCTAGATGCTTGGGAAAACAGTCTTCTCACGCAGAACACACTGAGACCAGGAAAAAGGCTGCGGTCGAGGGAGGGACAATATCTAAGATGGACGGTGCCTGATACGCCCTCAGTCACAAGCTGGTTTTCACTCCGACCTTTCTCCCACTCCTGAACTTTCTGCCTGCTCATTTCTGAAGCCTAAGGGAGTGAGGGAGACTCTGCTGCCCTATTCAAAGCTGGTGCTGGGGTGACCCCCACCCCTAATGTCGTCCAATGATGTCcaggcctctcccaccccccgccaccacccCATCACTACACTGCCAGGTGTCAGGCCCTGGGCCACTTGAAGCAATACATGTAATGACCACCCAGATCTAAGCGTACACGTGACAAACCGGATAAGGTGAGACGCCCTGAGAAACTGACACTATTCCCCTGGAGCAGCAGCAGGCATGACGACACCCAGGACCTTCCGAGGACAGCAGCAGAAGCCAGTCCTGTGTCCCTCCCACCAGCCAGAGTGTATCCTGACGGGCACTTTTCCGAGTGTGACAGTGCCTACAGCAAGAAACCGTTCTCTGAACTTTTCCTAAGAACTGAGAATACAGAAAATGTTCCAGAATGTCCACACATTCGACGGCTTCTCCGAACCCCTAGgaagtgccaggcacacagtggcGACAAGTCAGACGTGAGCCACGCCTGCCAGTGGGGAGGTCGCGTGCAGCCAGAACACGGGCCCTCCCGTGCTGCCGTGAGGTGCTGCTCGGAAAAGCCCAGGGGCTCCGGAGCAGGAAACCTCGGGAGTCCCTGGGTCCGACTGATGGGTCGGGGAAGGCCTCCCTGCAGAAGCAAGACCAAGTCCGACTCTGACAGGTGAGCAGTGGtcagcagcggggtggggggtggtgaggccTCCGAGGCTGACCAAGGGGCACAAGCAAAAACTCCAGGGCCGAACTGCCCGGCAGTCACATGCAGCAACTGCACTTACCTCCGTTCAAGTTAGGCTACATGGAAAAGCCAGCCTCTCAGTCCCACTGGCCACACGTCAGGGGGCCACTGAGCTGCACAGCAGACACagatcctccccctcccccccaggatgCTCTGTTCAGCGGTGCTGTCCCGGGGCAAAGCGCTGATCGCTCGGGGCACGAGAGGAGGCTGGTGTGGTaggtgagtgggaggggagggggacagcagCAGATCAGCCGCACCGGTAAACGAGGGCCAGGCACAGCATCGGAGACTGGGCTTTATCGAAGAGCAGCCAGAGCGGGGGAGGGTTTCCCGCAGGCTGGTGATCTGACCATGTTAAAGTGAGGAGCCACCAATGCCTGGGAATCCACTCGTTTAAAATTCTTTTCCATTGTTACCGGAGAGTgcaagaggggagaaagaaaaggaactctTGGCCTTCCCGGAGAACCGAGTTTCTCCCAGCTGGGAGAACAAAACCACTTGGCTGCCGACCGGAGGACAGGCCTGGACAGCCGGAGGCGAAGGCCCCGGGCTCCTCGACACAAACAGCTCTAGCCGGACTTCTCACGAACCTAAGACCCACGCGCCACGAAAACCGTGCAGAGGCGAGGGACAACTCAGAGCTGCCCTGACCGACGTGCCCTTGCTGGGCTCGGCACTGAGCACTGCCGGacggccctggggcccaggcccttcctccccttccctcgcCCCCCGCGGGGCACTCGGACCCAGCTCCTGCTCCCGCACCCCAACCTCATCCCTTCCTCTTTGATCGAACTTGCACCTAggtttgctctctttcttccacGCAATGTCCTCCCTCTGAACAGGCTCCTTATTCTCATTTACACTCTCTGTGgaaatcagttttgtttttttgtcgtCTCTACCACCATCCTGTGACTTCTCTGAAAACAAGAGCTGGATCCACAGACCCCAGCACGGTGGCTGCTATGTCGCAGGTGTTCGTGAGAGACATCTCTAAGGTGAACAGGCCACAGAGAAACCCACTTCCCCCAACTTCTGCTTCGTCCAGTCTGCAGAGCAGTGACTCTGAACTGCCGAGACCACACATTCTCTCCAGGAAGGTGGTGAACTCCCTCCCATAAACATGCACATACATCTGACATGTCATTTTCAAGGGCATTTAATGAAGCCTGTGGAGCCAATGTGCACACTCAACTAAGACACCctgctgtagccctggctggtgtggctcagtggactgagcgccagcttgtgaaccaaagggtcgccagttcaattcccagtcagggcacatgcccaggttgtgggccacgtcctcagtgggggggtgcatgagatgcaaccacacatcgatgtttctctccttccccctcccttcccctctgtaaaaataaataaatctcaaaaaaaaaaaagaccccttCTGCAGAAACACAGTTAACTCTACCTTCTTTCCCCAAGGTTTGTCATGGCCTGGTCTGAAGCAGCTGCAGCCCAAAGCCAAGTCTGTACCTGAATTTCATCGCACTTGATCAGCTTCTCCACCTCTCCTTGGCTAAGGAGGATGAATTCTTCGTGCTGCACCACTTCAGGAAAGTGCTTCTGGCTGAACACCTCCGCAGCCTGCATCAGGTCCACGCAGCTGTGGGTTTCGGCGAAGTCCCTGATGCCCAGGCAGTTAGAAGGGTCCAGCTGACTCTCCAAGAACTCGCAGCAGGCCTGCTTCACACCTGGGGCAGACACGAGAGCACACGCCTCAGGGCTCTCGGCCAGACGTGCGAGGTCCCCATGCTCAACCGCAGCATCTTCTCTGCGCGGTTCCAGGGAAACCCCGGCTGAGCACTGGAGCGGCAGGCTCTAGGGCCACACCCCCCGGCTCTGGGCTGGCCGCTACGTGCCCTCCGACAAGGCCTTTGCAATGGCCTCTGCTTCCGCAAGAGGCACTGCTTCCCTGAACACCGTGAGACTGAGCAAAAACACCTACAGTATGCTCGGGAGGCAAGCTATAAAACCAACGATCATTCAGCATATGCACCTAATTGCTATTCCACAGGGAAATTTACCTCACAAGTAACGTAAATGTAACTACTACACTGTACCCCTGACACTAATATAATGCGtgatgtcaactgtaattgaaaaatttaaaagaaaactgtaccaGTACGGAAAGTCTTTTCTGTACTAACAGACTCCAGTACAGGAAAAAACAGCAGGCACGAACAACTACCACCCGTCTCCCTGCCTGAGCAGCTCAGGGTGCGACGTGACTGCGTAGCTGGGCGGTGGTGCAGGTGCTCCGCCCGCTGCGGCCACGCGTCCAAGGACGGCACAGACACGTCCCCGGAGGCCGAGAAAGTGGACTGGGCACTGGAAGGGGCTTTTGTGGATCCTGGGGAAACTTTGCACTTTCACTTCACACTTTTTAACTGTGTGTCAATTAAAGGTTTTACTACACACTTCGTATGATTCAAAAGTTAAAGGCACAAAGGGTTTCCCTCGGACAGCCCCTCTGGTCCGCCCAGCGCTCCGCGTGGGCAGCAAAGAGCTCCGGCTTCTCCTTTCCCCCCTGCAGGGCCGCTGGGCGCACACCTGCAGGActgcacctgcccctgcccctccctttccCGGAGACCAGAGCCGGAGCACGCAGTCTGAAGAGCCGGAGGCTCACGCCGGGAGGGGCCCGTCCACTGCGCTCAGGCCGATCCCTGTGCCACGGACAGCACGCACGGGTGACTGAGGTGACACCCTTCATTCCAAACACCCCGGGGCCACCTTGCGTGGACCAGAGTGACAGCTGTACCTTTCAGCTGCAGCAGACAGGCGGCCGGGAGCAGCTCCTGCACGTTCTCCACCGTCACGTGCACCGTCTCCGTGTACACGAAGTCCAGCAGGATCTCCATGGTGGAGGCCGTCAAACCCTGGATGTCGACGTGAGGTTTCCCCTTCTCTGACAGCTGAGAATTCAGAGGGTGTGAAATAACGGTGGTGAGAATTCCCCAGGATGGAGGCAGAATCTCACGTCCAAGAGCCTGAAGGGATGTCAGTGATGTTAACTGACTACTCGTCCTTTGAAAATTACGCTCTCTCCCGTTGGGTTTGTGTCGAGCAGACACGGCATGTGTGGCTGCTCCAGGGCGGAGGAGCTCTGTGTGGCCCAGGGGGGCACAGCGAGGAGACACTTTCCTGGAATACCAGTTTCACCAGTGAGTGATTTAAAACTCTGCTTTCgtacaaaacaaacacatatcACACAGAACAGAATGCGACACTTCCACGAACATACCACCGAgctttttaggtaaaaaaaaaaaaatttaggaagATGTTGTGCTTGTCGAGGACCCCCCAGCACCGCCTTCCCCGTCCCTGGACTGCACGTGGTGACAGCAGACAGGGACGCGCAGGTCACCGAAGGGGCCTTCCGCTGTGACACTGTCTGAACACAGCTGAGCTGTCCGACACGTTTCCATGACCAATGCCGATTTTTAAACAGGACCATAAAACAATCACTGATCAGAACAAAAAGGAGAGAACCCTTTTACAGAAACCCACACACAGGTCTGAGTGCGCGGAAGAGGAGTGAACACAGACGCTTCTCTCAAGCTGAGTGGGAAGGGGCCAGCGGGCCCGGGCCCCTCGCACATCACGCCCGGCCCACCGCCCCTCCCAAGGCCGTCGGGCGGAGGCTGTGGGGGACTGCACAGGACGGGGACCTGCGAGGTC containing:
- the KLHL12 gene encoding kelch-like protein 12 gives rise to the protein MGGMMAPRDIMTNTHAKSILNSMNSLRKSNTLCDVTLRVEQKDFPAHRIVLAACSDYFCAMFTSELSEKGKPHVDIQGLTASTMEILLDFVYTETVHVTVENVQELLPAACLLQLKGVKQACCEFLESQLDPSNCLGIRDFAETHSCVDLMQAAEVFSQKHFPEVVQHEEFILLSQGEVEKLIKCDEIQVDSEEPVFEAVISWVKHNKREREGSLPGLLQYVRMPLLTPRYITDVIDAEPFIRCSLQCRDLVDEAKKFHLRPELRSQMQGPRTRARLGANEVLLVVGGFGSQQSPIDVVEKYDPKTQEWSFLPSITRKRRYVASVSLHDRIYVIGGYDGRSRLSSVECLDYTADEDGVWYSVAPMNVRRGLAGATTLGDMIYVSGGFDGSRRHTSMERYDPNIDQWSMLGDMQTAREGAGLVVAGGVIYCLGGYDGLNILNSVEKYDPHTGHWTNVTPMATKRSGAGVALLNDHIYVVGGFDGTAHLSSVEAYNIRTDSWTAVTCMTTPRCYVGATVLRGRLYAIAGYDGNSLLSSIECYDPIIDSWEVVTSMGTQRCDAGVCVLREK